A single window of Bacteroidota bacterium DNA harbors:
- a CDS encoding shikimate kinase has translation MEIPKKIFIMGFMGCGKSTHGKKLAKALNRPFVDLDHYIERKEDKSIPEIFKHKGEEYFRAKESEYLEQVVRRYDSSVISLGGGTPCFNNNDEFIFKSGLAIYVSMPPEALLHRLSQSENKRPLLTGKNEEENLAIIKSLLQQRESTYEKAPIKVKGIDLTTEKILEELSLFIGKSQ, from the coding sequence ATGGAGATACCAAAAAAAATATTCATCATGGGCTTTATGGGTTGTGGGAAATCAACGCATGGAAAGAAATTAGCCAAAGCATTAAACCGACCTTTCGTTGATTTGGATCATTATATCGAACGTAAGGAAGATAAATCTATTCCTGAAATTTTTAAGCACAAAGGCGAAGAATATTTCAGAGCAAAGGAAAGCGAATACTTAGAGCAAGTTGTTCGTCGCTATGATAGTTCGGTAATTTCTTTAGGTGGTGGGACACCTTGTTTCAATAACAATGATGAGTTTATTTTTAAATCCGGCTTAGCAATTTATGTGAGTATGCCACCCGAGGCATTATTACATCGCTTAAGTCAGTCGGAAAATAAGCGGCCTTTACTTACCGGCAAAAATGAGGAGGAAAATCTGGCGATTATAAAATCCTTGCTTCAGCAAAGGGAAAGCACCTATGAAAAAGCGCCAATAAAAGTTAAGGGCATTGATCTTACTACCGAAAAAATTCTGGAAGAATTATCTTTGTTTATTGGTAAGAGTCAGTAA
- the hemC gene encoding hydroxymethylbilane synthase has translation MKIIIGTRGSELALWQANYTKNLLEKKGCEVELKIISTSGDRTQQWNTSFDKLEGKGFFTKELEEELLAGTIDLAVHSHKDLPTTNPDGLIIAGVSHREDPSELLLIRKDAVDDNKKFNLKDKALVGTSSARRKSQLLAFRPDVELKDLRGNVPTRIKKLAEKQYDAILLAAAGVERLGIDLNEFHVERLSPTEFIPAPAQGVLAWQIKENNNKLLDLIDEINDLDVLIRINIERRVLNLFDGGCQLPLGVYCETEKDDEDRFKFKTWVSIASSWNAMPKQLYFETYNTDGFSDKIVDHIQSLQAKKVFITRQVNDKDFLPRALSGIGYGLVAKSLIEFKQISLKELPQTEWLFFSSKHAVRYFFNQKPSLGKVKIGCVGKATSDELRKFGLRADFIGQSTDTKLIGKQFAAKVGNTKVLFPIAKDSLMSIQNQFPKRENAISIPVYATLKHSVEIDPSTHIIIFTSPSNVDAYFEKNKLSSTQFAVAMGDATKNALVKKGVKETQITTTTSFDDLGLFRAVLNFN, from the coding sequence AGTACTTCAGGCGATCGAACGCAACAATGGAATACCAGTTTTGATAAGCTGGAAGGAAAAGGATTTTTTACGAAGGAATTAGAAGAAGAATTGCTCGCAGGTACAATTGATTTAGCCGTGCATTCACATAAAGATTTACCTACTACTAATCCCGACGGACTAATTATTGCAGGAGTATCTCACCGTGAAGATCCTTCTGAATTATTGTTGATTCGAAAGGACGCGGTGGATGATAATAAAAAATTTAATTTAAAGGATAAGGCACTGGTTGGTACATCATCGGCTCGTCGTAAATCTCAGTTATTAGCTTTCCGGCCGGATGTAGAATTGAAAGATTTGAGAGGGAATGTTCCCACTCGCATTAAAAAGTTGGCGGAAAAACAATACGATGCTATTCTGTTAGCAGCGGCGGGTGTAGAACGTTTAGGAATTGATCTCAATGAATTTCATGTCGAACGTTTATCGCCCACCGAATTCATTCCTGCTCCTGCGCAAGGTGTTTTAGCTTGGCAGATAAAAGAGAATAATAATAAATTACTCGATCTGATTGACGAGATAAATGATTTGGATGTTTTAATCCGTATCAACATCGAACGCCGTGTATTAAATTTATTTGACGGTGGTTGTCAGTTACCCCTCGGTGTGTATTGTGAAACTGAAAAAGATGATGAAGACCGTTTCAAATTTAAAACCTGGGTTAGTATTGCTTCGTCGTGGAATGCAATGCCAAAACAACTTTATTTTGAAACGTATAATACGGATGGTTTCTCCGATAAAATAGTTGATCACATTCAATCTCTTCAGGCAAAGAAAGTTTTTATAACACGTCAGGTGAACGATAAAGATTTTTTACCTCGTGCTTTAAGCGGAATTGGTTATGGCTTGGTAGCAAAGAGTTTAATAGAGTTTAAACAAATTTCCCTTAAGGAATTACCACAAACGGAGTGGTTATTTTTCAGCAGTAAGCATGCTGTGCGGTATTTCTTTAACCAAAAACCTTCTCTTGGAAAAGTAAAAATCGGTTGTGTAGGTAAAGCTACTTCAGATGAATTGAGAAAATTTGGTTTGCGCGCTGATTTTATCGGACAAAGCACGGATACAAAATTAATCGGTAAGCAATTTGCTGCCAAAGTTGGAAACACCAAGGTTTTATTTCCAATTGCCAAGGATAGTTTGATGAGTATACAAAACCAATTTCCTAAGAGGGAAAATGCAATAAGTATTCCCGTGTATGCAACATTAAAGCATAGTGTAGAAATTGATCCTTCAACGCACATCATCATTTTTACGAGTCCTAGTAATGTTGATGCGTATTTCGAAAAAAATAAATTAAGCAGCACTCAATTTGCAGTCGCCATGGGCGATGCGACTAAGAATGCGCTTGTGAAAAAGGGAGTGAAAGAAACACAAATCACTACAACGACTTCATTCGATGATCTTGGTTTATTCCGCGCCGTTTTGAACTTTAACTAA
- the hemB gene encoding porphobilinogen synthase has protein sequence MITHRPRRNRKSEVIRKLVQENEVTVNDFIFPLFLIDGKNKKSEVASMPGIFRFSSDLLLKEIESCLNLGINTFALFPNIEEKLKDKKATESWNKKGLYLRTLTEVKKKFPEAVIMTDVAMDPYSSDGHDGIVKNGEILNDETLEVLGKMALAQAQCGADIIGPSDMMDGRVAHLRDVLDDNGFTNVSIMSYTAKYASAFYGPFRDALDSAPKFGDKKTYQMNPANSKEALLEAELDFSEGADFLMVKPALSYLDIIKSLNDNFVLPIAAYNVSGEYAMVKAAAQKGWIDNKKIRDEILLSIKRAGASVILTYFAKEWALDHK, from the coding sequence ATGATAACACATCGTCCGCGCCGCAATCGCAAAAGCGAAGTAATACGAAAATTAGTGCAGGAAAATGAAGTAACGGTAAACGATTTTATTTTTCCACTTTTTCTAATCGATGGAAAAAATAAAAAATCGGAAGTTGCTTCCATGCCGGGAATATTCAGATTTTCATCTGATTTATTATTAAAGGAAATTGAGTCATGTTTAAATTTGGGGATTAATACATTTGCTTTATTCCCTAACATCGAAGAAAAATTAAAAGACAAGAAAGCCACTGAGAGTTGGAATAAAAAGGGATTGTATTTGCGTACCTTAACTGAGGTTAAGAAAAAATTTCCGGAGGCTGTTATCATGACGGATGTTGCTATGGATCCATATAGCAGCGACGGGCACGATGGTATAGTTAAGAACGGAGAAATATTAAATGATGAAACATTGGAGGTGCTTGGAAAGATGGCACTTGCTCAAGCTCAATGCGGAGCGGATATCATTGGTCCCAGTGACATGATGGATGGACGCGTGGCACACCTGCGCGATGTGTTAGATGACAATGGATTTACGAATGTGTCTATTATGAGTTATACGGCTAAGTATGCCAGCGCATTTTATGGACCGTTCAGAGATGCGTTGGACAGTGCTCCTAAATTTGGTGATAAAAAAACCTATCAAATGAATCCTGCAAATAGTAAGGAAGCTTTATTAGAGGCAGAATTAGATTTTTCTGAGGGAGCGGATTTTTTAATGGTAAAGCCGGCACTATCATATTTGGATATTATTAAATCATTAAACGATAATTTTGTATTACCAATTGCTGCATATAATGTTAGTGGTGAATATGCTATGGTGAAGGCAGCGGCACAAAAGGGATGGATTGATAATAAAAAAATTCGCGATGAAATTTTACTTAGTATAAAACGCGCCGGAGCTTCTGTTATACTTACTTACTTCGCCAAAGAATGGGCCTTAGACCATAAATAA